A stretch of DNA from Anaerobacillus isosaccharinicus:
AATCTTCTTTGGTAATGCCAAGGGCTTTCGTTAGTTTTCCTGGCCCGCTTGTTAGGTCACGGACTCCTTTGTCTGTTCCTCTCCGTTCAAACATGAGTCGGGTGCCATGACAAGGTTCAACTGCTCGAATTAAAACAGCTTCCGGTTGCCCTATTTCACCGCTAACGACATTTACTAGACAATGTGTATGCATGACGTACGTATACGTGAGCCCAGGAGGACCGAACATTACTTCTGTCCGAGGTGTGCGGCGATTGTTAAAACTATGTGCTGCTCTATCTCCTGGTCCAACATAAGCCTCAGTTTCCACAATCCATCCTGAAGCTATCCCTTCAGGAGTTTCCTTCACTAGTAGTTTTCCTAAAAGAGATTTGGCCAATTTAAGAGTCGGTTGTTGGTAAAATGTTTCTGGTAATGGTTTTACTTGCATAGGTGCACCTCACCAAGTTTTGAAGTAATTAATCTTTAAAAGTATGTGGTTTCTTATTGGTTTCTTATTCGAGACAGAACCTTTCATTGGTACTTTGTAGCTTGGTGTTGTTTTTTTGGGGGATACATAGAACTCTTCTATGTGACCGTGTAGCTAGGCTGTGCTCTTTTTGGGTCACATAGAAATCTTCAATGTGACCGTGAAGAAAGGCTGTGCTCTTTTTGGGTCACATAGAACCATTCTATGTGACCGTGAAGAACGGTGCTGCTCTTTTTGGGTCACATAGAACCACTCTATTTGACCGTGAAGAACGTCTGTGCCCTTTTTGGGTCACATAGAACCATTCTATGTGACCGTGAAGAACGTCTGTGCCCTTTTTGGGTCACATAGAACCACTCTATGTGACCTTGAAGAACGGTGCTGCTCTTTTTGGGTTACATAGAACCATTCTATGTGACCGTGAAGAACGGCTGTGCCCTTTTTGGGTCACATAGAACCACTCTATGTGACCGTGAAGAACGGTGCTGCTCTTTTTGGGTTACATAGAACTCTTCTATGTGACCGTGTAGCAGGGCTGTACTCTTTTTGGGTCACATAGAACTCTTCTATGTGACTACAGAAACTCTTCTTGTCAGTAGATAATAGAGAGTCCCGGTAGTAATAAATGTAATAAATCCTGGAGAGTACGCCTCAGGTAATATGAAATAACAGGCCATTCCGATGACTACACAAAGAAACCCCAGTTTATTATACTGGTAGCTTTCGTTTCCTAACCGTTCAAAGTCGTCATCTGTTAGATTACGTTTTTTTATGAATAGAAAATCACTAACAACAACTGCTGACAAAGGAATAATAAAGGCACCTAAAAAGGATATAAACACTTTGGCATCATTTACTAATGCAGGGAATGAGCTTAACGTAATCGCGGCTATCCCAAAGGCGATCGCACTGCGAACTCTTCCTAAGCGAGGGATACTGTTTAATAGGCTATATCCTCCTGTGTAAGCGTTACTTAAATTGATCGAGATCATTGAAAAAATTGCTGCTACAAAAATAATAAAAATAAACAACGTAGAATTAGTCATTTGTGTAGCGATGACATATGGGTTCCAACTGCCTGCTAAAGTGGCGGTAT
This window harbors:
- a CDS encoding DNA-3-methyladenine glycosylase, yielding MQVKPLPETFYQQPTLKLAKSLLGKLLVKETPEGIASGWIVETEAYVGPGDRAAHSFNNRRTPRTEVMFGPPGLTYTYVMHTHCLVNVVSGEIGQPEAVLIRAVEPCHGTRLMFERRGTDKGVRDLTSGPGKLTKALGITKEDYGHPLTEPPLYIASGKDPDVISSGPRIGINNSGEAKDYPWRFWITDNIYVSR